The proteins below are encoded in one region of Metabacillus dongyingensis:
- a CDS encoding sigma-G-dependent sporulation-specific acid-soluble spore protein CsgA, translating to MDKSLSYLREVLSNYLEDHEVSRHLYQKLSQKVYDDEKHFARDLSEKEQSFLNKMLPHEIKHAMGEQDYVRVDQLNEVYEELL from the coding sequence ATGGATAAATCATTAAGCTATTTGCGCGAGGTCCTGTCTAATTATCTGGAAGATCATGAAGTAAGCAGACATTTATATCAAAAGCTGTCTCAAAAAGTCTATGATGACGAAAAACATTTTGCCCGAGATTTATCTGAAAAAGAACAATCGTTTTTAAATAAGATGCTGCCTCATGAAATCAAGCACGCAATGGGTGAACAGGATTATGTGCGTGTTGATCAGCTAAATGAAGTTTATGAAGAACTGCTGTAG
- a CDS encoding phage holin family protein, which yields MIGALSNVFDQISVHPQLVIVVPALMILGSALKRTPKVQDWMIIWILLGAGIIASIFTLGFSVSSIANGFIAAGAAITTHQAYKQSLVERNNDEQNKNA from the coding sequence ATCAAATCAGCGTTCATCCTCAACTAGTTATTGTTGTACCAGCTTTGATGATTTTAGGAAGTGCCTTAAAAAGGACTCCTAAAGTTCAAGATTGGATGATTATCTGGATTTTGCTGGGCGCGGGCATCATCGCAAGCATTTTTACACTTGGTTTTTCCGTAAGCAGCATTGCAAATGGATTTATTGCAGCAGGTGCAGCGATTACAACTCATCAGGCATATAAACAATCACTGGTCGAAAGAAATAATGATGAACAAAACAAAAACGCGTGA